ATCATCGCGAAGACGAACGGGCTTTTATGCAGGCCTGTCGTTGATGGTGTGGATTCTCAAGCGTGAGGTAAGAGCATTTGGTGGATGCCTTGGCATGTACAGGCGATGAAGGACGTGGCACGCTGCGATAAGCGTCGGGGAGTTGTGAGCAAACTTTGATCCGGCGATTTCCGAATGGGGAAACCCACCTTCACCATTTCTTTCGGGTTGTCTTCGGACGATCCGAGAGAGGTGGATAAGGTATCACCTTAGTGAATATATAGCTTTGGTGAAGCAAACCCGGGGAACTGAAACATCTCAGTACCCGGAGGAAAAGACATCAACCGAGATTCCCGTAGTAGTGGCGAGCGAACCGGGACCAGGCCAGTGCCTTTTAGTAAATTAGCAGAACACTCTGGAAAGTGTGGCCATAGCGGGTGACAGCCCCGTATGCGAAAGTGATCTAGAAGGACTTGAGTAGGGCGGGACACGTGAAATCCTGTCTGAACATGGGGGGACCACCCTCCAAGCCTAAATACTCGTACATGACCGATAGCGAACACAGTACCGTGAGGGAAAGGTGAAAAGCACCCCGATTAGGGGAGTGAAACAGTACCTGAAACCGGATGCTTACAAGCAGTTGGAGCCCCATAGGGGGTGACAGCGTACCTCTTGCATAATGGGTCAGTGACTTAATCTAGCATGCGAGCTTAAGCCGTTAGGTGTAGGCGAAGCGAAAGCGAGTCTGAATAGGGCGACTGAGTATGTTGGATTAGACCCGAACCCCGGCGATCTAGGCATGAGCAGGTTGAAGGTGCGGTAACACGCACTGGAGGACCGAACCGTTGCATGTTGAAAAATGCTCGGATGACTTGTGTTTAGGGGTGAAAGGCCAATCAAGCCGGGAAATAGCTGGTTCTCCGCGAAATCTATTGAGGTAGAGCGTCAGATTTATACCGATGGGGGTAGAGCACTGGATGGGCTAGGGCTGCGCGAGCGGTACCAAACCTAACCAAACTCCGAATACCATCGAGTTTTGTCTGGCAGACAGACGGCGGGTGCTAAGGTCCGTCGTCAAAAGGGAAACAGCCCTAACCTACAGCTAAGGTCCCCAAGTCATATCTAAGTGGGAAAGCATGTGGGAATCCCAAAACAACCAGGAGGTTGGCTTAGAAGCAGCCATCCTTTAAAGAAAGCGTAACAGCTCACTGGTCTAAATAAGGGTTCCTGCGGCGAAGATGTAACGGGGCTAAAGATATGCACCGAAGCTTAGGGTTGCAGTTTACTGCAGCGGTAGCGGAGCGTTCCGTAAGTGGTTGAAGCCGAAGGGTAACCGACGGTGGACATATCGGAAGTGCGAATGCTGACATGAGTAGCGATAAAGAGGGTGAGATGCCCTCTCGCCGAAAGACCAAGGGTTCCTGCGCAACGCTAATCGGCGCAGGGTAAGCCGGCCCCTAAGACGAGCCCGAAGGGGGTAGTCGATGGGAACCACGTTAATATTCGTGGGCCTGGAGATGTGTGACGGATCGTGGAAGTAGTTTGTCCTTATTGGATTGGGCAGGCTGCCAAGCGGTTCCAGGAAATAGCCTCTCCGTATAGACCGTACCCGAAACCGACACAGGTGGTCAGGTAGAGTATACCAAGGCGCTTGAGAGAAGTATCCTGAAGGAACTCGGCAAATTGCCTCCGTACCTTCGGAAGAAGGAGGCCCCATCAGAAGGCAACTTTTGGTGGGGGGCACAGGCCAGGGGGTAGCGACTGTTTATCAAAAACACAGGACTCTGCTAAGTCGGCTTCAAGACGACGTATAGGGTCTGACGCCTGCCCGGTGCTGGAAGGTTAAGAGGAGGAGTGCAAGCTCCGAATTGAAGCCCCAGTAAACGGCGGCCGTAACTATAACGGTCCTAAGGTAGCGAAATTCCTTGTCGGGTAAGTTCCGACCTGCACGAATGGCGTAACGACTTCCCCACTGTCTCCAGGATATGCTCAGCGAAATTGAATTCTCCGTGAAGATGCGGAGTACCCGCGGTTAGACGGAAAGACCCCGTGCACCTTTACTGCAGCTTCAGAGTGGCATTAGGAAAGAGTTGTGTAGCATAGGTGGGAGGCTTTGAAGCGTGGGCGCCAGTCCGCGTGGAGCCATAGGTGAAATACCACCCTGCTGTTTTCTGATGTCTAACCAACTACCGTTATCCGGTAGTGGGACCCTCTGTGGCGGGTAGTTTGACTGGGGCGGTCGCCTCCTAAAGAGTAACGGAGGCGCGCGATGGTAGGCTCAGGCCGGTTGGAAACCGGCTGCGAGAGTGCAATGGCATAAGCCTGCCTGACTGCGAGACTGACGAGTCGAGCAGAGACGAAAGTCGGTCATAGTGATCCGGTGGTCCCTCGTGGAAGGGCCATCGCTCAACGGATAAAAGGTACGCCGGGGATAACAGGCTGATGATTCCCAAGAGCTCATATCGACGGAATCGTTTGGCACCTCGATGTCGGCTCATCACATCCTGGGGCTGGAGCAGGTCCCAAGGGTTTGGCTGTTCGCCAATTAAAGTGGTACGTGAGCTGGGTTCAGAACGTCGCGAGACAGTTTGGTCCCTATCTGCCGTGGGCGTCGATACTTGATAGGAGTTGCCCCTAGTACGAGAGGACCGGGGTGAACGTGCCTCTGGTGTACCAGTCATGCCGCCAGGCGTGCCGCTGGGTAGCTATGCACGGACGGGATAACCGCTGAAAGCATCTAAGCGGGAAGCCTCCCTAAAGATAAGGTATCTTCGAACCGTCATAGACCATGACGTTGATAGGCTGGGTGTGGAAGCGCAGTAATGCGTGGAGCTAACCAGTCCTAATAGTTCTGATCGCGCTTGAGAGTTCGCACTATCAACGACAGGCCTGCCCGAATGGGCGGTGCGTGTCCGCGACGGAGGAGTTCTCCAGCCAGATACGCCCTTTGCATAGCGTTACGAACGCTCATCGATTTAACCCGCATTTCCGACAAGCTTCATTGCTTGGTGGCCATAGCGTCTGTGACCCACCCGATCCCATCTCGAACTCGGCCGTGAAACCAGACAGCGCCGATGGTACTGTGTCTTAAGGCACGGAAGAGTAGGTCGCCGCCAGGCATTGCAGCTTGTCGGATGCGCGGAAAAACCCATTCACTAGTCAAAGGGCTTGCCTCCGGGTAAGCCCTTTTGGCGTCTCAGGAGCATCGGCTCGGGAGATGCAGCCACGCTTGGTCATGACTTGCGTGGGAACGGGTGAGCCCATCGAAAGCCGCAGGCTTTCGCAAGGGCGACCGCCCGTCGGCCGGACGGCCGGAAGCCAAGCGAGCCGGACGGCTCGCCCGGCGCTTGAGGGCGTCGACAAGACGGTAACGCGGGATGGAGCAGTCCGGTAGCTCGTCAGGCTCATAACCTGAAGGTCGTTGGTTCAAATCCAACTCCCGCAACCACCGTTACCCTGATCCCCAATGACTTCGCGAACATGCTGAAGGCTCGGCTACGGTTTGATCCACCGTGGTAAGCGATGTGCTGCCGTGACTGCCTCCGCACTTCGTGTTCACAGTCTGTGGGCCTCGGGAAATGCGGAGCCCTTAGCTCGCCCGGCTTTCCAGGCGCATTCCACCCAGTTCCTGACCCGTCTTTGTCCGAATAACCCGGCGTGGCGCGCTATGCGGGGTGCAATCAAGGCGGAGCGCCCGACCAAACGGTGTCCAAGCCATCCCTTGTAAGGACCCAGAATATCGTCCTGCGGCGCAGGATTTCTCCTCTGACCGGCCCGCTAACACTCGCGCAGCACGCCTAAGCGCCTTCGACCGCCCACTCCTGTTGCTCTGCTCGCCAGAGGAATAAACTGCTTCCTGCCCCGTAGTCCCCTCGAACCAAACGGTGAAAGGGGTGTGCAGCTATGGCAGAAAAGTCCAATCATGCATTCGCAGCGGTAGGCTCATCGAACCAATTTACGAAGCGTACCGAATTCAGGCTGGGAGTGATCAGCGCGATCGCTGTCGCCGTGTTTATATCATCCTCGGCCGCGTTCGCGCAGGGGCCTGCGGCTGAACGAGCGATGGCACAGGGAGAGGCAGACGCTGCAGTTGCAGCGTGGAGCAATGTCCTCAGCGCAGATCCCGACAACACCAAGGCGCTGACCGGGCGCGGCACTGCGTTCGCGTGGAAACGCGATTGGGCCAACGCACAGCGGGATATCGAACGCGCACTGCGGCTTGCGCCCGACGATCTTTCGGTGCTCAACGCCGCGGGCTACCTCTATGCCTGGTCGGGCAGGCACCAACTGGCCGAACAGTACTTCCGACGTATGCTCGCCCTCGCGCCCGACAATGTGAGCGCGAAAAAAGGGCTAGCCTACAACGCATACTGGGCCGGCAGGAACGAGGAAGCGGCAGCCAGTTTCGAGCGGATCGCTTACGATATGCCCGAGGATCCCGAACCGCTTGTGGGGGCAGGCAACGCCCGCATTGCAGCAGGGCAGGCACGTCGTTCGGCGAAGGCGTTCAAGCAAGCAATCGCATTCGATCCGGGTAACAGCGAGGCCCGCGGCGGATTGCGCCGGGCCTACGATTACCTAGCGCTTGCCGAGCTGTCGGTATGGGGCGGCGATACGTCGGGTGGCGGAGATGCCGGATTGCGGCTCGTTGAACTCGCCAGCTGGGTAACGCCAAGGACTCGCATCTCGGCCAGATATGATGATGGGCTCTCTCTCGACAACCCGATCCTCGCGCGCACCGGTCAGAATGCGACGACCTATTACATCGGGGCCCAACACCAGTTTGGCGAAGATGTGATCGCGGTGGCCGAGTTGGGCTATCGCGACCTGCCGCTTGGCGAAAACCAGGAGGTTTACAAACTCGAAGGCGTATACCTCTCGCCCATAGGCGCGACCAAGATCGGCGGGCAGCTTAGCCCGCACAGCGCAGGCTACACCGACAGGCTGGTCTATGCCGGTCAGAATATACGGCTGGGCGAGCATTTCTCGTTCGAACCCACGCTCTATCTTTCGCGCACCGGCGCCAACCGCGATGATGAGTGGCGGCTGGTTGGCTACGGCGAATACAACACCGGCGATTTCTCGGTTGGGCTCGGCGTAGGCGGCGGCGAGGTTTCGAGCATAGACCCAGCTGCCGATGGCGGCGTCTTCACAATCTTTGGCACAGCTTCTGCGCGCATCGGCGGCTGGCACCGCGTCCATCTCAACGTGACCCGCGAAGAAGCACCGCTCGGCGACTTCACCCGCGTCTTGCTTGGCGTGACGCTGCGCCTTCCGCGCAATTGAGGGAGGTCGGAATGCTCTTGACCGATACCGAAACACTGTCCGACGGCCTGCCCAAAAGCACCGCGATTGAATCTGATCGCGCGCGCGCCGGGAGAGGAAAGGTTTGGGCGGCACAAGACCGCAAACCCTGGCTGTTCCTGTTCATCTTCGGATGCTGGACGGCAAGCCTCATCTGGTTCGGGCCGCGGCTGCTTGATCTTGTCATTTCGGCCGAGACCTGGACCGCGCGGCTCGTGCTCGGATATTTTGCGCTCTTTACGCCTGTTGCCTGGCTTTACGGCCTCTACAATGTCGGCGTGGTTCTGTTTGCCGCGATCTACCGGAATTTCGTCGCCAAGCCCGAGCCGCTGATTGCGACGAGCCATCCTCCGATCGCGATGCTCTACACGACCTGCAACGATTTCGTGTGGGAGAGCGCGCAGAGCTGCCTCGACGTCGACTACCCCGACTTCACGCTCTACCTTCTCGATGACTCGAGTGACCCTGCCTGTCGCGACCTTATCGACGAATTCGCTGCCCAGCGTCCTGACCG
The Erythrobacter sp. THAF29 DNA segment above includes these coding regions:
- a CDS encoding tetratricopeptide repeat protein, producing MAEKSNHAFAAVGSSNQFTKRTEFRLGVISAIAVAVFISSSAAFAQGPAAERAMAQGEADAAVAAWSNVLSADPDNTKALTGRGTAFAWKRDWANAQRDIERALRLAPDDLSVLNAAGYLYAWSGRHQLAEQYFRRMLALAPDNVSAKKGLAYNAYWAGRNEEAAASFERIAYDMPEDPEPLVGAGNARIAAGQARRSAKAFKQAIAFDPGNSEARGGLRRAYDYLALAELSVWGGDTSGGGDAGLRLVELASWVTPRTRISARYDDGLSLDNPILARTGQNATTYYIGAQHQFGEDVIAVAELGYRDLPLGENQEVYKLEGVYLSPIGATKIGGQLSPHSAGYTDRLVYAGQNIRLGEHFSFEPTLYLSRTGANRDDEWRLVGYGEYNTGDFSVGLGVGGGEVSSIDPAADGGVFTIFGTASARIGGWHRVHLNVTREEAPLGDFTRVLLGVTLRLPRN